From a single Piliocolobus tephrosceles isolate RC106 chromosome 21, ASM277652v3, whole genome shotgun sequence genomic region:
- the ZNF823 gene encoding zinc finger protein 823 isoform X2, with protein sequence MGHSSLNCNIRVDTGHKSCEHQEYGEKPYTHKQRGKTISHQHSFQTHERPPTGKKPFDCKECAKTFSSLGNLRRHMAAHHGDGPYKCKLCGKAFVWPSLFHLHERTHTGEKPYECKQCSKAFPFYSSYLRHERIHTGEKAYECKQCSKAFPDYSTYLRHERTHTGEKPYKCTQCGKAFSCYYYTRLHERTHTGEQPYACQQCGKTFYHHTSFRRHMIRHTGDGPHKCKICGKGFDCPSSVRNHETTHTGEKLYECKQCGKVLSHSSSFRSHMITHTGDGPQKCKICGKAFGCPSLFQRHERTHTGEKPYECKQCGKAFSLSGSLRRHEATHTGVKPYKCKCGKAFSDLSSFQNHETTHTGEKPYECKECGKAFSCFKYLSQHKRIHTVEKPYECKTCRKAFSHFSNLKVHERIHSGEKPYECKECGKAFSWLTCLLRHERIHTGEKPYECLQCGKAFTRSRFLRGHEKTHTGEKLYECKECGKALSSLRSLHRHKRTHWKDTL encoded by the coding sequence ATGGGTCATTCATCTCTTAATTGCAACATCAGAGTTGACACTGGACACAAATCATGTGAGCATCAGGAATATGGAGAGAAGCCATATACACATAAACAACGTGGGAAAACCATCAGTCATCAGCACTCCTTTCAAACACATGAAAGGCCTCCCACCGGAAAGAAACCCTTCGATTGTAAAGAATGCGCAAAAACCTTTAGTTCTCTTGGAAACCTTCGCAGACACATGGCGGCACACCATGGAGATGGACCTTATAAATGTAAGTTGTGTGGGAAAGCCTTTGTTTGGCCCAGTTTATTTCATTTGCACGAAAGAAcgcacactggagagaaaccgtaTGAATGTAAGCAGTGTTCTAAAGCCTTTCCTTTTTACAGTTCCTATCTAAGACATGAGAGAATCCACACGGGAGAGAAAGCGTATGAATGTAAACAGTGTTCCAAAGCCTTTCCTGATTACAGTACCTATCTAAGACATGAAAGAACTCACAccggagagaaaccctataaatgtacacaatgtgggaaagccttcagctGTTACTATTACACTCGACTCCACGAAAGGACTCACACGGGAGAACAACCCTACGCATGTCAGCAATGTGGGAAAACGTTTTATCATCACACCAGCTTTCGAAGACACATGATAAGGCACACTGGAGATGGACCTCATAAATGTAAGATATGTGGGAAAGGCTTTGATTGTCCTAGTTCGGTTCGAAATCATGAAacgactcacactggagagaaactctaTGAATGTAAACAGTGTGGGAAAGTTTTATCTCATAGCTCAAGCTTTCGAAGTCACATGATAACACACACAGGAGATGGACCCCAGAAATGCAAgatatgtgggaaagccttcGGTTGTCCCAGTTTATTTCAAAGACACgaaaggactcacactggagagaaaccctatgaatgtaaacaatgtggtaaAGCCTTCAGTCTTTCCGGTTCCCTTCGAAGACATGAAGCAACTCACACTGGAGTGAAACCGTATAAATGtaaatgtgggaaagcctttagtGATCTCTCTTCCTTTCAAAATCATGAGacaactcacactggagagaagccgtatgagtgtaaggaatgtgggaaggcaTTCAGTTGTTTCAAATACCTTTCTCAGCATAAAAGGATCCACACAGTAGAAAAACCTTACGAGTGTAAAACATGTAGGAAAGCCTTCAGTCATTTCAGTAACTTAAAAGTCCACGAAAGGATTCACTCTGGAGAGAAGCcgtatgaatgtaaggaatgtgggaaagcatTTTCTTGGCTCACTTGCCTTCTAAGACATGaaagaattcacactggagagaaaccctatgaatgtctCCAATGTGGTAAAGCCTTCACTCGTTCCCGTTTCCTTCGAGGACATGAAaaaactcacactggagagaagctgtatgaatgtaaggaatgtgggaaagcacTGAGTTCTCTCCGTTCCTTGCATAGACATAAAAGGACTCACTGGAAAGATACTCTGTAA
- the ZNF823 gene encoding zinc finger protein 823 isoform X1 has product MDSVAFEDVAVNFTQEEWALLGPSQKSLYRNVMQETIRNLDCIETKWEDQSIGDQCQNPRRNLRSHPCEIKDDSQCGESFGQIPDSTVTKNTPRGNSCDSSECGEVAMGHSSLNCNIRVDTGHKSCEHQEYGEKPYTHKQRGKTISHQHSFQTHERPPTGKKPFDCKECAKTFSSLGNLRRHMAAHHGDGPYKCKLCGKAFVWPSLFHLHERTHTGEKPYECKQCSKAFPFYSSYLRHERIHTGEKAYECKQCSKAFPDYSTYLRHERTHTGEKPYKCTQCGKAFSCYYYTRLHERTHTGEQPYACQQCGKTFYHHTSFRRHMIRHTGDGPHKCKICGKGFDCPSSVRNHETTHTGEKLYECKQCGKVLSHSSSFRSHMITHTGDGPQKCKICGKAFGCPSLFQRHERTHTGEKPYECKQCGKAFSLSGSLRRHEATHTGVKPYKCKCGKAFSDLSSFQNHETTHTGEKPYECKECGKAFSCFKYLSQHKRIHTVEKPYECKTCRKAFSHFSNLKVHERIHSGEKPYECKECGKAFSWLTCLLRHERIHTGEKPYECLQCGKAFTRSRFLRGHEKTHTGEKLYECKECGKALSSLRSLHRHKRTHWKDTL; this is encoded by the exons ATG GACTCAGTGGCctttgaggatgtggctgtgaacTTCACACAAGAGGAGTGGGCTTTGCTGGGTCCATCACAGAAGAGTCTCTACAGAAATGTCATGCAGGAAACCATTAGGAACCTGGACTGTATAG AAACGAAATGGGAGGACCAGAGCATTGGAGATCAGTGCCAAAATCCCAGGAGAAATCTAAG AAGTCATCCATGTGAAATTAAAGATGATAGTCAATGTGGAGAAAGTTTTGGCCAGATTCCAGATAGTACTGTGACCAAGAACACTCCTCGAGGAAATTCATGTGACAGCAGTGAGTGTGGAGAAGTCGCCATGGGTCATTCATCTCTTAATTGCAACATCAGAGTTGACACTGGACACAAATCATGTGAGCATCAGGAATATGGAGAGAAGCCATATACACATAAACAACGTGGGAAAACCATCAGTCATCAGCACTCCTTTCAAACACATGAAAGGCCTCCCACCGGAAAGAAACCCTTCGATTGTAAAGAATGCGCAAAAACCTTTAGTTCTCTTGGAAACCTTCGCAGACACATGGCGGCACACCATGGAGATGGACCTTATAAATGTAAGTTGTGTGGGAAAGCCTTTGTTTGGCCCAGTTTATTTCATTTGCACGAAAGAAcgcacactggagagaaaccgtaTGAATGTAAGCAGTGTTCTAAAGCCTTTCCTTTTTACAGTTCCTATCTAAGACATGAGAGAATCCACACGGGAGAGAAAGCGTATGAATGTAAACAGTGTTCCAAAGCCTTTCCTGATTACAGTACCTATCTAAGACATGAAAGAACTCACAccggagagaaaccctataaatgtacacaatgtgggaaagccttcagctGTTACTATTACACTCGACTCCACGAAAGGACTCACACGGGAGAACAACCCTACGCATGTCAGCAATGTGGGAAAACGTTTTATCATCACACCAGCTTTCGAAGACACATGATAAGGCACACTGGAGATGGACCTCATAAATGTAAGATATGTGGGAAAGGCTTTGATTGTCCTAGTTCGGTTCGAAATCATGAAacgactcacactggagagaaactctaTGAATGTAAACAGTGTGGGAAAGTTTTATCTCATAGCTCAAGCTTTCGAAGTCACATGATAACACACACAGGAGATGGACCCCAGAAATGCAAgatatgtgggaaagccttcGGTTGTCCCAGTTTATTTCAAAGACACgaaaggactcacactggagagaaaccctatgaatgtaaacaatgtggtaaAGCCTTCAGTCTTTCCGGTTCCCTTCGAAGACATGAAGCAACTCACACTGGAGTGAAACCGTATAAATGtaaatgtgggaaagcctttagtGATCTCTCTTCCTTTCAAAATCATGAGacaactcacactggagagaagccgtatgagtgtaaggaatgtgggaaggcaTTCAGTTGTTTCAAATACCTTTCTCAGCATAAAAGGATCCACACAGTAGAAAAACCTTACGAGTGTAAAACATGTAGGAAAGCCTTCAGTCATTTCAGTAACTTAAAAGTCCACGAAAGGATTCACTCTGGAGAGAAGCcgtatgaatgtaaggaatgtgggaaagcatTTTCTTGGCTCACTTGCCTTCTAAGACATGaaagaattcacactggagagaaaccctatgaatgtctCCAATGTGGTAAAGCCTTCACTCGTTCCCGTTTCCTTCGAGGACATGAAaaaactcacactggagagaagctgtatgaatgtaaggaatgtgggaaagcacTGAGTTCTCTCCGTTCCTTGCATAGACATAAAAGGACTCACTGGAAAGATACTCTGTAA